A portion of the Streptomyces sp. NBC_00376 genome contains these proteins:
- the cydB gene encoding cytochrome d ubiquinol oxidase subunit II yields MELHDVWFVLIAVLWTGYFFLEGFDFGIGVLTKLLARDRKERRVLINTIGPVWDGNEVWLLTAGGATFAAFPEWYATLFSGFYLPLLIILVCLIVRGVAFEYRAKRSGEKWQTNWEHAIFWTSLIPAVLWGVAFGNIVRGVKIDADMEYVGNFWDLLNPYAILGGLVTLFLFTFHGAVFAGLKTVGDIRERAGRLALKLGIVTAVLALGFLIWTQLDNGDGWSLLAMIVAAVALVAAVALIAAGREGWAFAFSGVTVAAVVAMLFLTLFPNVMPSSLDDAWSLTVTNASSTPYTLKIMTWCAGIATPVVLLYQGWTYWVFRKRIGTQHIAEAH; encoded by the coding sequence ATGGAACTCCACGACGTCTGGTTCGTGCTCATCGCCGTCCTCTGGACCGGCTACTTCTTCCTGGAGGGATTCGACTTCGGGATCGGCGTCCTCACCAAGCTGCTGGCCCGCGACCGCAAGGAACGACGGGTCCTGATCAACACGATCGGGCCCGTCTGGGACGGCAACGAGGTGTGGCTGCTCACCGCGGGCGGCGCGACCTTCGCCGCCTTCCCCGAGTGGTACGCCACGCTGTTCTCCGGCTTCTACCTGCCGCTGCTGATCATCCTGGTCTGTCTGATCGTGCGCGGGGTCGCCTTCGAGTACCGGGCCAAGCGGTCCGGCGAGAAGTGGCAGACCAACTGGGAACACGCCATCTTCTGGACCTCGTTGATCCCGGCCGTGCTCTGGGGCGTGGCCTTCGGGAACATCGTGCGCGGCGTGAAGATCGACGCCGACATGGAGTACGTGGGCAACTTCTGGGACCTGCTCAACCCGTACGCCATTCTCGGCGGACTGGTCACGCTCTTCCTCTTCACCTTCCACGGCGCCGTGTTCGCGGGGCTCAAGACGGTCGGGGACATCCGGGAGCGGGCGGGCAGGCTGGCGCTGAAGCTGGGGATCGTCACCGCGGTGCTCGCGCTCGGCTTCCTGATCTGGACCCAGCTCGACAACGGGGACGGCTGGAGCCTGCTGGCGATGATCGTCGCCGCGGTGGCGCTGGTCGCCGCGGTCGCCCTGATCGCGGCGGGACGAGAGGGCTGGGCGTTCGCGTTCTCCGGCGTAACCGTCGCGGCCGTGGTCGCGATGCTCTTCCTGACGCTCTTCCCGAACGTCATGCCGTCCTCACTGGACGACGCCTGGAGCCTCACGGTCACCAACGCCTCGTCCACCCCGTACACGCTGAAGATCATGACCTGGTGTGCCGGGATCGCCACCCCCGTCGTCCTGCTGTACCAGGGCTGGACGTACTGGGTGTTCCGCAAGCGCATCGGTACGCAGCACATCGCCGAAGCGCACTGA
- the hisC gene encoding histidinol-phosphate transaminase, whose amino-acid sequence MSETSPKLRAELDGVPAYVPGKPAAAGGPVAFKLSSNENPYPPLPGVMESVLAAAANFNRYPDMACTGLMNELADRFGVPLSHLATGTGSVGVAQQLLQATSGPGDEVIYAWRSFEAYPIITQVSGATSVKVPLDEGEVHDLDAMADAITDRTRLIFVCNPNNPTGTVVRRAELERFLDRVPGDVLVVLDEAYREFIRDVEVPDGIEIYRDRPNVAVLRTFSKAYGLAGLRVGFAVAHEPVAAALRKTAVPFGVSQLAQDAAVASLRAEDELLGRVGSLVSERQRVQRALAGQGWTVPDSQANFVWIRLGDRTADFAAACERAGVVVRPFVGEGVRVTIGEDEANDLFLKVAESFREQL is encoded by the coding sequence GTGAGCGAGACGAGCCCCAAGCTGCGTGCCGAGCTGGACGGCGTCCCCGCCTATGTACCGGGCAAGCCGGCCGCCGCCGGTGGACCGGTCGCGTTCAAGCTGTCCTCCAACGAGAATCCGTATCCGCCGCTGCCCGGAGTGATGGAGTCCGTCCTGGCGGCGGCCGCGAACTTCAACCGCTACCCGGACATGGCCTGTACCGGTCTGATGAACGAGCTGGCCGACCGTTTCGGTGTGCCCCTCTCGCACCTCGCCACCGGAACCGGCTCGGTCGGGGTGGCGCAGCAGCTGCTCCAGGCCACGTCGGGCCCGGGTGACGAGGTCATCTACGCCTGGCGCTCCTTCGAGGCGTACCCGATCATCACGCAGGTCAGCGGTGCGACCTCGGTGAAGGTTCCGCTGGACGAGGGTGAGGTGCACGACCTCGACGCGATGGCGGACGCGATCACGGACCGCACTCGGCTGATCTTCGTCTGCAATCCGAACAACCCGACCGGCACCGTGGTGCGCCGGGCCGAGCTGGAGCGGTTCCTGGACCGGGTGCCGGGCGATGTCCTGGTGGTGCTCGACGAGGCGTACCGGGAGTTCATCCGCGACGTCGAGGTGCCGGACGGCATCGAGATCTACCGGGACCGGCCCAATGTGGCGGTGCTGCGGACCTTCTCCAAGGCGTACGGCCTGGCGGGCCTGCGGGTCGGTTTCGCCGTGGCCCACGAGCCGGTGGCGGCCGCGCTGCGCAAGACGGCGGTGCCTTTCGGGGTCAGCCAGCTCGCGCAGGACGCGGCGGTCGCCTCGCTGCGCGCCGAGGACGAACTCCTGGGGCGGGTGGGCTCCTTGGTGTCCGAGCGACAGCGGGTGCAGCGGGCGCTGGCCGGGCAGGGGTGGACCGTGCCGGATTCCCAGGCGAACTTCGTCTGGATACGGCTCGGGGACCGTACCGCCGACTTCGCCGCGGCGTGCGAGCGGGCCGGAGTGGTGGTCAGGCCGTTCGTGGGCGAGGGCGTGCGGGTCACGATCGGGGAGGACGAGGCGAACGACCTGTTCCTGAAGGTGGCGGAGTCGTTCCGCGAGCAGCTGTAG
- a CDS encoding cytochrome ubiquinol oxidase subunit I has product MELALAPETLARWQFGITTVYHFLFVPLTISLAALTAGLQTAWVRTNNEKYLRATKFWGKLFLINIAMGVVTGIVQEFQFGMNWSDYSRFVGDIFGAPLAFEALIAFFFESTFIGLWIFGWDKLPKKIHLACIWMVSIGTILSAYFILAANSWMQHPVGYRINKERGRAELTDFWHVLTQNTALAQFFHTITAAFLVGGAFMVGIAAFHLARKKHIPVMRTSLRLGLVTVVVAGLLTAISGDTLGKVMFKQQPMKMAAAEALWEGEKGAPFSVFAVGDVAKGHNTVEISIPGILSFLADDSFTSYVPGINDVNKAEQEKFGPGDYRPNIPVAFWSFRWMIGFGMASFGLGILGLWLTRKKFMLPPALRTGEDEVPNLVLFKSKALSPKLTRCYWIVALWTLLFPLIANSWGWIFTEMGRQPWVVYGVFQTRDAVSPGVSQGEVLTSMIGFTLLYAVLAVVEVKLLVKYIKAGPPELTEADLNPPTRIGGDHDDADRPMAFSY; this is encoded by the coding sequence GTGGAGCTAGCTCTGGCGCCGGAGACGCTGGCGCGATGGCAGTTCGGTATTACCACCGTCTATCACTTCCTGTTCGTCCCTCTGACGATCTCGCTCGCCGCGCTCACCGCCGGCCTGCAGACCGCCTGGGTCCGGACGAACAACGAGAAGTACCTCAGGGCGACGAAGTTCTGGGGCAAGCTCTTCCTGATCAACATCGCCATGGGCGTAGTCACCGGCATCGTCCAGGAGTTCCAGTTCGGCATGAACTGGTCCGACTACTCGCGGTTCGTCGGTGACATCTTCGGCGCCCCGCTCGCGTTCGAGGCGTTGATCGCGTTCTTCTTCGAGTCCACCTTCATCGGGCTGTGGATCTTCGGCTGGGACAAGCTGCCGAAGAAGATCCACCTCGCCTGCATCTGGATGGTCTCCATCGGGACGATCCTGTCCGCGTACTTCATCCTGGCGGCCAACTCCTGGATGCAGCACCCGGTCGGCTACCGGATCAACAAGGAACGCGGCCGGGCCGAGCTCACCGACTTCTGGCACGTGCTCACCCAGAACACCGCGCTCGCCCAGTTCTTCCACACCATCACCGCGGCCTTCCTGGTCGGCGGCGCGTTCATGGTCGGCATCGCCGCCTTCCACCTGGCGCGCAAGAAGCACATCCCGGTGATGCGGACCTCGCTGCGGCTCGGCCTGGTCACCGTGGTCGTCGCCGGACTGCTCACCGCCATCAGCGGCGACACGCTCGGCAAGGTCATGTTCAAGCAGCAGCCGATGAAGATGGCCGCCGCCGAGGCCCTCTGGGAGGGCGAGAAGGGTGCGCCGTTCTCGGTCTTCGCCGTCGGTGACGTGGCCAAGGGCCACAACACCGTGGAGATCTCCATCCCGGGGATACTGTCCTTCCTCGCGGACGACAGCTTCACCTCGTACGTCCCCGGCATCAACGACGTCAACAAGGCGGAGCAGGAGAAGTTCGGCCCCGGCGACTACCGGCCAAACATCCCGGTCGCGTTCTGGAGCTTCCGCTGGATGATCGGCTTCGGGATGGCGTCCTTCGGCCTCGGCATCCTCGGACTGTGGCTGACCCGGAAGAAGTTCATGCTGCCGCCGGCACTGCGGACCGGTGAGGACGAAGTGCCGAACCTGGTCCTCTTCAAGAGCAAGGCACTCAGCCCGAAGCTCACCAGGTGCTACTGGATCGTCGCGCTCTGGACGCTGCTCTTCCCGCTGATCGCCAACTCCTGGGGCTGGATCTTCACCGAGATGGGCCGCCAGCCCTGGGTCGTCTACGGCGTGTTCCAGACCCGCGACGCGGTCTCCCCCGGCGTCTCGCAGGGCGAGGTGCTCACCTCGATGATCGGCTTCACCCTGCTCTACGCCGTGCTCGCGGTCGTCGAGGTCAAGCTGCTCGTGAAGTACATCAAGGCAGGCCCGCCGGAGCTCACGGAGGCCGACCTCAACCCGCCCACCAGGATCGGCGGCGACCACGACGACGCCGACCGGCCGATGGCCTTCTCCTACTGA
- the cydD gene encoding thiol reductant ABC exporter subunit CydD gives MKPIDPRLLRHARATRFFLAAVVALGVVGAALVIAQAMLVAEVVVGGFEDGLTVSGLRTPLILLAAVALGRGLVSWLTELAAYRASAAVKSELRGRLLARAASLGPGWLSGQRTGSLVALATRGVDALDDYFARYLPQLGLAVVVPVAVLARIVTEDWVSAAIIVVTLPLIPLFMILIGWATQSRMDRQWRLLSRLSGHFLDVVAGLPTLKVFGRAKAQAESIRTITSQYRRATLRTLRIAFLSSFALELLATLSVALVAVTIGMRLVHGGLDLYTGLVVLILAPEAYLPIRQVGAQYHAAAEGLSAAEEIFAVLETEPRQAGTADVPGSLRLELEGVTVRHEGRTEPSLNAASLVVDEGETVALVGPSGVGKSTLLDVVLGFTAPDEGRVRIGGADLATLSPERWRERIAWVPQRPHLFAGTIAENVRLARPDADDRAVTAALRDAGAYDFVSELPDGAQTLIGEDGTGLSAGQRQRLALARAFLADRPLLLLDEPTASLDGETEAGIVEAVRRLAVGRTVLLVVHRPALLPVADRVVTLDPGATERPARTGAAVTAVTTTDSMTSGAAVPSVAVPRPTSAPFAHEGREEETPEPEVLRETAARSGRVLARVREAAGAQRGRLALALLLGSLALASAVGLMAVSGWLISRASEQPPVLYLMVAVTATRAFGLGRAVFRYAERLVSHDAVLKMLAELRVSVYRGLERIAPAGLRRTRRGDLLSRLVADVDALQDYWLRWLLPAGTAVVVGTAAAGFIGWLLPAAGVVLAAGLLLAGVGVPLVSSACSRHTERRLAPARADLATRITDLLGGTAELTVAGALPARAERTRDADGVLTRIAARAATANALGGGLIALVTGLTVVATALVALPAVHDGRLAGVELAVVVLTPLAAFEAVAGLPLAVQYRRRVERSAERVYEVLDAPLPVHEPESPAEAPASPFPLEVRGLSARYAGAARDALDGVDLTLTAGRRIAVVGPSGSGKTTLAQVLVRFLDARAGTYRIGGVEAGALEGDAVRRFVGLCAQDAHVFDSTIRENLRLARTGATDEELRDALGRARLLDWADALPDGLDTLVGEHGARLSGGQRQRLALARAILADFPVLVLDEPAEHLDLATADALTADLLAATEGRTTVLITHRLEGLEAVDEVLVLDGGRVVQRGPYADLAAGEGPLRRMLERERETARVPGGAAGVREEARAASGEAVGAHA, from the coding sequence GTGAAACCGATCGACCCGCGTCTGCTCCGCCACGCCCGCGCCACCCGCTTCTTCCTGGCAGCCGTGGTGGCGCTCGGAGTTGTCGGGGCGGCCCTGGTCATCGCCCAGGCCATGCTCGTCGCCGAAGTGGTGGTGGGCGGGTTCGAGGACGGACTGACGGTCTCCGGGCTGCGGACCCCGCTGATCCTGCTCGCCGCGGTCGCGCTCGGCCGGGGCCTGGTCTCCTGGCTGACCGAACTGGCCGCGTACCGGGCCAGCGCGGCGGTCAAGTCCGAACTCCGCGGCCGGCTGCTGGCACGGGCGGCTTCGCTCGGTCCCGGCTGGCTGAGCGGCCAGCGCACCGGTTCCCTGGTGGCGCTCGCCACCCGTGGTGTCGACGCGCTCGACGACTACTTCGCGCGCTATCTGCCGCAGCTCGGACTCGCCGTGGTCGTGCCGGTGGCGGTCCTGGCCCGGATCGTCACCGAGGACTGGGTCTCGGCGGCGATCATCGTGGTCACGCTGCCCCTCATCCCGCTCTTCATGATCCTGATCGGCTGGGCCACCCAGTCACGGATGGACCGCCAGTGGCGACTGCTGTCCCGGCTCTCCGGACACTTCCTCGACGTGGTCGCCGGGCTGCCGACGCTGAAGGTCTTCGGCCGCGCCAAGGCGCAGGCCGAGTCCATCCGTACGATCACCTCGCAGTACCGCCGGGCCACGCTGCGGACCCTGCGGATCGCGTTCCTGTCGTCCTTCGCCCTGGAGCTGCTGGCGACGCTGTCGGTGGCCCTGGTGGCCGTCACCATCGGCATGCGGCTGGTGCACGGCGGACTCGACCTCTACACCGGCCTGGTGGTGCTGATCCTGGCGCCCGAGGCCTATCTGCCGATCCGCCAGGTCGGCGCGCAGTACCACGCGGCCGCCGAGGGGCTCTCCGCCGCCGAGGAGATCTTCGCGGTCCTGGAGACCGAGCCCCGGCAGGCCGGCACGGCGGACGTTCCCGGTTCCCTCCGGCTGGAGCTGGAGGGGGTGACCGTACGGCACGAGGGGCGTACCGAACCCTCGCTGAACGCGGCCTCACTGGTTGTGGACGAGGGGGAGACCGTGGCCCTGGTCGGCCCCAGCGGCGTCGGGAAGTCCACCCTGCTCGACGTGGTCCTCGGTTTCACGGCACCCGACGAGGGGCGGGTACGGATCGGCGGCGCCGATCTGGCGACGCTCTCGCCCGAGCGGTGGCGGGAACGGATCGCCTGGGTGCCGCAGCGTCCCCATCTCTTCGCGGGCACCATCGCGGAGAACGTACGGCTGGCCCGGCCGGATGCCGACGACCGGGCGGTGACGGCCGCCTTGCGGGACGCCGGGGCGTACGACTTCGTTTCGGAACTGCCGGACGGTGCACAGACGCTCATCGGCGAGGACGGCACGGGCCTCTCCGCCGGACAGCGCCAGCGGCTCGCCCTCGCGCGGGCCTTCCTCGCCGACCGCCCGCTGCTGCTGCTCGACGAGCCGACCGCGAGCCTGGACGGCGAGACGGAGGCGGGGATCGTCGAGGCGGTACGGCGACTGGCCGTGGGCCGGACCGTGCTGCTGGTCGTGCACCGCCCGGCGCTGCTCCCGGTGGCCGACCGGGTGGTGACCCTGGACCCGGGGGCGACCGAACGGCCGGCGAGGACCGGGGCGGCTGTGACGGCCGTGACGACCACGGACTCCATGACGTCCGGGGCGGCCGTGCCGTCCGTGGCCGTGCCGCGGCCGACGAGCGCGCCCTTTGCCCACGAGGGGCGCGAGGAAGAGACGCCGGAGCCCGAGGTGCTGCGGGAGACCGCGGCCCGCTCCGGACGGGTCCTGGCCCGGGTGAGAGAGGCCGCCGGTGCACAGCGCGGCCGGCTGGCGCTCGCGCTGCTGCTGGGCAGCCTCGCCCTGGCCTCGGCCGTCGGGCTCATGGCCGTCTCCGGCTGGCTGATCTCCCGCGCCTCCGAACAGCCCCCGGTGCTCTATCTGATGGTCGCCGTGACCGCGACCCGCGCCTTCGGACTCGGCCGGGCGGTCTTCCGCTACGCCGAGCGCCTGGTGTCGCACGACGCGGTGCTCAAGATGCTCGCCGAACTGCGCGTCTCGGTCTACCGGGGGCTGGAGCGCATCGCGCCCGCCGGACTCCGCCGCACCCGGCGCGGGGACCTGCTCTCCCGGCTCGTCGCCGATGTCGACGCCCTGCAGGACTACTGGCTGCGCTGGCTGCTGCCCGCCGGGACCGCCGTGGTCGTCGGCACGGCGGCCGCCGGGTTCATCGGCTGGCTGCTGCCCGCGGCAGGCGTCGTGCTGGCCGCCGGACTGCTGCTGGCCGGGGTGGGCGTGCCGCTGGTCAGCAGCGCCTGCTCCCGTCACACGGAACGCCGGCTCGCCCCCGCACGCGCCGATCTGGCCACCCGGATCACGGACCTGCTCGGCGGGACCGCCGAACTGACCGTCGCGGGTGCCCTGCCCGCCCGTGCGGAACGGACCCGGGACGCCGACGGCGTGCTGACCCGGATCGCCGCCCGCGCGGCGACCGCCAACGCGCTCGGCGGCGGACTCATCGCCCTGGTCACCGGCCTCACCGTCGTCGCCACCGCACTCGTCGCCCTTCCCGCCGTGCACGACGGCCGGCTCGCGGGCGTGGAACTCGCGGTGGTGGTGCTCACCCCGCTGGCCGCCTTCGAGGCCGTGGCCGGCCTGCCGCTCGCCGTGCAGTACCGCCGGAGGGTCGAGCGCAGCGCGGAGCGGGTGTACGAGGTGCTGGACGCCCCGCTGCCCGTACACGAACCCGAGAGCCCGGCCGAGGCGCCCGCGTCGCCCTTCCCGCTGGAGGTACGGGGTCTGTCGGCGCGGTACGCCGGAGCGGCTCGGGACGCCCTCGACGGCGTCGACCTGACGTTGACGGCCGGCAGGCGGATCGCCGTCGTCGGGCCCTCCGGCTCCGGGAAGACGACCCTTGCACAGGTCCTCGTCCGCTTCCTGGACGCACGGGCGGGGACGTACCGGATCGGCGGCGTCGAGGCCGGTGCGCTGGAGGGGGACGCCGTCCGGCGGTTCGTCGGGCTGTGCGCCCAGGACGCCCATGTCTTCGACAGCACCATCCGGGAGAACCTGCGGCTGGCCCGGACCGGTGCGACGGACGAGGAGCTGCGGGACGCCCTCGGCCGGGCGCGGCTGCTCGACTGGGCCGACGCGCTGCCCGACGGGCTCGACACCCTGGTCGGCGAACACGGCGCACGCCTCTCCGGCGGCCAGCGCCAACGCCTCGCCCTGGCCAGGGCGATCCTCGCCGACTTCCCCGTACTGGTCCTGGACGAACCCGCCGAGCATCTCGACCTGGCGACCGCGGACGCCCTGACCGCCGACCTGCTGGCCGCCACCGAGGGGCGCACGACCGTCCTGATCACCCATCGCCTGGAGGGACTCGAAGCCGTCGACGAGGTGCTGGTGCTCGACGGGGGCAGGGTCGTGCAGCGCGGCCCGTACGCCGATCTCGCCGCCGGGGAAGGCCCCCTGCGCCGGATGCTGGAGCGCGAGCGGGAGACCGCACGGGTACCCGGCGGAGCCGCGGGTGTACGGGAGGAAGCACGGGCGGCGTCCGGGGAAGCAGTGGGCGCGCACGCGTGA